In Humulus lupulus chromosome 7, drHumLupu1.1, whole genome shotgun sequence, the following are encoded in one genomic region:
- the LOC133789134 gene encoding disease resistance protein RUN1-like, which produces MHDLIQEMGREIVRQECIKEPGMRSRLWITEDICHVLKNNTASEKVEGILLNFSGINKGSHFKLKPTVFREMYNLRLLQIFGDRIQMEKCKFQLPHGLDTLPDSLRYLNCPYYPFKSLPSNFVPQHLVELNMPFSKLEQLPNEFKCLESLKVVDLSFSKNLIHMPDLSQANLKSLFLKGCESLEEAPSLKFQQILPHNNINYWRPEETNHKPSWLESYERIDYFLNLGGCSTLKVLSKMSGNIKYISLSSTAIEELHSSIWSLVRLSILDLSNCKCLKNLPSGIGQLESLNHLYLDGCLSFDRFPEQLPKEIRLLDLSGTKIKEVPWSSLENLSSLENLCLMNCTELETLPTSICKLTSLVSLNLSDCSELKSFPEISEPMKSLRTLHLDQTGIIKLPSSIENLIGLERLSLRRCNNLEFIPNNIYNMSHLQWLCLSKCSKLQSWPAVTADFQFKIEVDLSYKNIFKIPDWNLGLSSLPLMESEPCGSMIDEGLVSIKRLSNMVLYLLQRCDTADTFVVPDFMVESCRCLASYSDKQPYHFCGCSRWNIEKYNKIVTDFWKYLFRQATYFGRQPKVC; this is translated from the exons ATGCATGATTTGATACAAGAAATGGGCCGGGAAATTGTTCGTCAAGAATGCATCAAAGAGCCTGGAATGCGTAGCAGACTATGGATTACAGAAGACATTTGTCATGTCTTAAAAAATAACACA GCTAGCGAAAAAGTTGAAGGAATATTACTAAACTTCTCTGGGATCAATAAAGGGAGTCATTTCAAATTGAAGCCTACAGTCTTTAGAGAAATGTACAATCTAAGACTACTTCAAATATTTGGAGATCGTATACAAATGGAGAAGTGCAAATTTCAACTTCCTCATGGTCTTGATACACTTCCTGATTCTCTTAGATATCTCAATTGTCCTTACTACCCATTCAAGTCTTTACCATCAAATTTTGTTCCACAACATCTTGTGGAACTCAACATGCCCTTTAGCAAGTTGGAGCAACTTCCAAACGAATTCAAG TGTCTTGAGAGCTTAAAAGTTGTCGATCTCAGTTTTTCAAAGAATTTGATTCATATGCCAGATTTATCTCAAGCTAATTTGAAGAGTCTATTTCTTAAAGGCTGTGAGAGTTTGGAAGAAGCTCCTTCACTCAAATTTCAACAAATTCTTCCTCACAATAATATCAATTATTGGAGACCTGAGGAGACTAATCATAAACCATCGTGGTTGGAATCTTATGAACGCATAGACTACTTTCTTAATCTCGGTGGCTGCTCTACTCTTAAAGTTCTCTCAAAGATGTCTGGGAACATTAAATACATTTCTTTATCTTCCACTGCCATAGAAGAGCTGCACTCTTCAATTTGGTCTCTTGTTCGTCTTTCTATTTTGGATCTTAGCAATTGTAAATGCCTCAAGAATCTTCCGAGTGGAATTGGACAGTTGGAGTCTCTAAATCATCTATATTTAGATGGTTGTTTATCTTTTGATAGGTTTCCTGAGCAGCTTCCAAAGGAaattagattattagacttgagCGGAACTAAGATAAAAGAAGTGCCTTGGTCTTCCTTAGAAAATCTCTCTAGTCTTGAGAATCTATGTCTAATGAATTGCACAGAGCTTGAAACCCTACCAACGAGTATCTGTAAGCTGACATCTCTTGTGAGTCTAAACCTATCTGATTGCTCAGAATTGAAAAGTTTCCCAGAAATCTCAGAGCCAATGAAAAGTTTGAGAACCCTTCATCTAGATCAAACAGGAATTATAAAGTTACCCTCGTCAATtgaaaatcttattgggcttgaACGGCTGAGTTTAAGGAGATGTAATAATCTAGAGTTTATTCCAAACAACATATACAATATGAGCCATCTTCAATGGCTGTGCCTTTCTAAATGTTCAAAACTTCAAAGTTGGCCTGCTGTGACGGCTGATTTCCAATTTAAGATTGAAGTGGATCTTAGCTATAAAAACATATTCAAAATCCCTGACTGGAATCTTGGTTTATCTTCATTACCATTGATGGAGTCTGAACCATGTGGATCAATGATTGATGAAGGACTAGTGAGCATCAAACGACTTTCTAATATGGTTTTATATTTGTTACAACGTTGTGACACTGCCGATACTTTCGTCGTACCTGATTTCATGGTCGAATCATGTCGATGCTTGGCCTCATATAGTGACAAACAACCATACCATTTTTGTGGTTGCTCAAGATGGAATAttgaaaaatacaacaaaatagtGACTGACTTCTGGAAATATCTCTTCCGTCAGGCAACTTATTTTGGTCGACAACCAAAGGTATGTTAG
- the LOC133789135 gene encoding uncharacterized protein LOC133789135 isoform X2 yields the protein MAGEMFRLNLTGSGAMERLRARKKQAIASSSAEKDVVNEVPPSLPLPTTRKTQKNKKKRTSPTDSSDWFAEKIELSFPSSTSAHSEFGPHLEEVNKLLWPEDKDRFDQLGSNSSLSASISHVFQGMQGLMWANEKVQELEKQVKTLKSQNVDLWSEVKGLKTCKKDLEKLNGDLKTQLDAKELDATRLQPTLDTLANVRTKVDMLEGRLTDIALEAEIQCRGQMAIDFRDGKTDSWNVTQFIADYEELQQMRVEEAIQANNLAVSFGDMTTGDLGQED from the exons ATGGCTGGAGAAATGTTTCGTCTAAATCTGACAGGCTCTGGGGCTATGGAACGCCTACGAGCACGTAAGAAGCAGGCAATTGCATCTTCAAGTGCTGAGAAGGATGTTGTCAATGAAGTTCctccttctcttcctcttcctACTACTAGAAAGACtcagaagaacaagaagaagcgGACTTCTCCAACTGATTCGTCTGACTGGTTTGCTGAGAAGATAGAGCTTTCTTTTCCGTCATCTACCTCAGCACATTCTGAGTTTGGTCCTCACCTTGAGGAGGTTAATAAGCTACTATGGCCCGAGGACAAAGACAGGTTTGATCAGCTTGGATCAAATTCATCGCTTTCTGCTTCCATTTCCCACGTCTTTCAG GGTATGCAAGGCCTTATGTGGGCAAATGAAAAGGTTCAAGAACTGGAAAAACAAGTGAAAACATTGAAGAGTCAAAATGTTGATCTGTGGTCTGAGGTCAAGGGATTGAAGACTTGTAAAAAAGACCTTGAGAAACTTAATGGGGATCTCAAGACCCAATTGGATGCCAAGGAGCTAGATGCTACTCGACTACAACCTACTTTGGATACCTTGGCCAATGTTCGAACCAAGGTTGATATGTTAGAAGGTCGTTTGACTGATATTGCCTTAGAGGCCGAGATTCAGTGTCGTGGTCAGATGGCGATTGACTTTCGTGATGGGAAGACTGATTCCTGGAATGTAACTCAGTTTATAGCCGATTATGAAGAACTGCAACAAATGAGGGTTGAAGAGGCTATTCAAGCTAACAATCTGGCTGTCTCCTTTGGAGACATGACTACAGGCGATCTTGGGCAGGAGGATTGA
- the LOC133792601 gene encoding uncharacterized protein LOC133792601, translating to MAKKKKPLRKLVSPVGDREQQLNLEENLIIYSVDNSRVELCKEDAGTGADEVGTEDLGVRPCVEDVGFDDSEPHEVLIEDSDPVDSISKRMSWADKVETNDFQASAQKQWQKFQAGNLSFSDQKLEFTEPIFREGWKFAQIDAEEVKMQSTNWSLAVICMVLGANPPMTVFEGIIKRVWGHLGITQIARMTMGLTMVKFNDDATRDHVLENGLIHFDRKSVIVRPWTTDLSAVRLVRTVPLWIRLQDLGLQYWGSKCLSALVSTIGRPIMVEKITRERSRVQFARVLVEMEITDNPPKSIQFINEHGQIMEQGVEYEWLPIKCKTCAGFGHSMAECRKEMKVHWVKKVTKAQIEEEQKSGV from the coding sequence ATGGCAAAGAAGAAGAAACCACTGCGAAAGCTAGTTTCTCCTGTAGGAGACCGAGAGCAACAGTTGAATTTGGAAGAAAATCTGATAATCTATAGTGTGGATAACTCTCGAGTGGAGTTGTGCAAGGAAGATGCTGGTACGGGGGCAGATGAAGTCGGAACTGAAGATTTAGGGGTTCGTCCTTGTGTTGAGGACGTTGGGTTTGATGATTCTGAGCCTCACGAAGTCTTGATCGAGGATTCAGATCCGGTTGATTCGATTTCCAAACGAATGTCTTGGGCAGACAAAGTGGAGACGAATGATTTTCAGGCATCAGCTCAGAAGCAGTGGCAGAAATTTCAGGCTGGTAATCTCTCTTTTTCAGATCAGAAGCTCGAATTTACTGAACCTATTTTCAGAGAAGGATGGAAGTTTGCTCAAATTGATGCCGAGGAGGTTAAAATGCAATCCACTAACTGGAGTTTGGCAGTCATATGTATGGTGTTGGGAGCCAACCCACCTATGACTGTCTTTGAAGGTATCATCAAGAGGGTTTGGGGTCACCTAGGGATAACTCAGATAGCTAGAATGACGATGGGTTTAACAATGGTAAAATTCAATGATGATGCTACAAGAGATCATGTCCTTGAAAATGGCCTTATCCATTTTGATAGGAAGTCGGTCATAGTTAGGCCATGGACAACGGACTTGAGTGCAGTCCGTCTGGTTCGCACTGTCCCTCTTTGGATTCGCCTTCAAGACTTAGGGCTTCAATATTGGGGTAGCAAATGCCTCAGTGCTTTAGTTAGCACCATAGGTAGGCCGATCATGGTAGAAAAAATTACTAGGGAACGGTCTCGTGTACAATTTGCTCGAGTTTTGGTTGAGATGGAAATCACGGATAATCCTCCGAAGAGTATTCAGTTCATTAACGAACATGGTCAGATCATGGAGCAAGGAGTTGAGTACGAATGGCTACCGATTAAGTGTAAAACTTGTGCTGGTTTTGGGCACTCAATGGCAGAATGCAGAAAAGAGATGAAAGTTCATTGGGTTAAGAAAGTAACAAAGGCCCAAATAGAGGAGGAGCAGAAATCTGGGGTATAG
- the LOC133789135 gene encoding disease resistance protein Roq1-like isoform X1 gives MAPKNNKYDVFISFRGEDTRNNFTSHLHKALLLKNLQVYMDERLESGDEISSSLLKAIEDSKLSLIVFSENYASSRWCLDELVHILRCKERYGQIVVPIFYHVSPCDIRKQSGNFGVAFGALEERFGSESDRLSQWRNALTSAANLSGCNAPINRCESDLIEKIVEDILKKLNSLSSSSDYLNNGLVGMSRRIEHLESLLLCVPILGICGMGGMGKTTLARALFTQIYNRFEGYCFLENVREEWEKHNGPSLRKQLYSELLNKEKNQDIVMINMFEKDRLCRKKVLIVLDDLDDVDQFEQLLCGDRDWLCHGSRVIITTRDQQILKNIGVDQICMANQLDDDEALQLFSLNGFKSDFPPTSFMELSIKVVNYAAGMPLALKVLGSHLYSKSEEEWNSAINKLKVFPNVEVISYN, from the exons ATGGCACCAAAGAATAACAAGTACGACGTTTTCATAAGCTTTAGAGGTGAGGACACCCGTAACAATTTCACTAGCCATCTTCACAAAGCATTGCTGCTTAAAAATTTACAAGTTTACATGGATGAGAGGCTTGAGAGTGGTGATGAGATTTCTTCATCTCTTTTGAAAGCAATTGAAGACTCAAAGCTTTCTCTCATAGTTTTCTCGGAAAATTATGCATCTTCGAGGTGGTGTTTGGATGAATTGGTTCATATTCTGAGGTGTAAAGAAAGATATGGGCAGATTGTTGTGCCAATATTTTATCATGTGAGTCCATGTGATATCAGAAAACAATCAGGGAATTTTGGAGTTGCATTTGGTGCACTTGAAGAACGCTTTGGAAGTGAGTCTGATAGATTGAGTCAATGGAGGAATGCTTTAACATCTGCAGCTAATCTTTCTGGCTGTAATGCACCCATAAACAG GTGTGAGTCCGACTTAATTGAGAAAATTGTCGAAGACATCTTGAAGAAACTGAATTCTTTGTCATCAAGTAGTGACTATTTGAATAATGGCCTTGTTGGAATGAGCAGACGCATTGAACATCTTGAATCATTGTTATTATGTGTTCCAATTTTGGGCATTTGCGGCATGGGCGGCATGGGTAAGACAACTCTAGCGCGAGCCTTATTTACTCAAATTTACAATCGGTTCGAAGGTTACTGCTTTCTTGAAAATGTTAGGGAAGAATGGGAAAAACATAATGGGCCCAGTTTGAGGAAACAACTTTATTCTGAGTTATTGAATAAGGAAAAAAATCAAGATATAGTCATGATCAACATGTTTGAGAAGGATAGACTTTGTCGTAAAAAAGTACTAATTGTTCTTGATGATTTGGATGATGTAGATCAATTTGAGCAATTATTATGTGGAGATCGTGATTGGTTATGTCATGGAAGTAGAGTAATTATAACTACTAGAGATCAACAAATACTTAAGAATATTGGGGTTGATCAAATCTGCATGGCAAATCAACTAGACGATGATGAGGCTCTTCAACTCTTTAGTTTGAATGGATTCAAAAGTGATTTTCCACCAACTAGTTTTATGGAGTTGTCGATAAAAGTAGTGAATTATGCCGCAGGAATGCCATTGGCTCTTAAAGTTTTAGGTTCTCATTTGTATTCGAAAAGTGAAGAAGAGTGGAATAGTGCAATAAACAAGTTGAAAGTGTTTCCCAATGtagaggtgatttcctacaattga